Proteins from a genomic interval of Coccinella septempunctata chromosome 2, icCocSept1.1, whole genome shotgun sequence:
- the LOC123307598 gene encoding M-phase inducer phosphatase-like translates to MSHQEIEENSIKRPNDTSPVKTKRIKLASNKEPVLEPAFSGDEIIMAVQRSTEEELIEDFSRPYTLPITKGRHQDLKSITASTVADLITGRIINVEFKIIDCRYPYEFNGGHISGAVNLYMRQQISEFLNKSYKKRKN, encoded by the coding sequence ATGTCGCACCAGGAAATTGAGGAAAATTCGATCAAGCGGCCAAACGACACCAGTCCGGTGAAGACCAAGAGGATTAAGCTTGCGAGTAATAAAGAGCCGGTACTTGAACCCGCCTTCTCTGGAGACGAAATAATAATGGCCGTGCAGAGGTCAACTGAGGAGGAACTCATAGAGGACTTCAGCAGGCCCTATACCCTGCCGATTACGAAAGGAAGGCATCAGGACCTAAAGTCCATAACTGCCTCAACTGTGGCTGACCTAATTACAGGAAGAATTATAAATGTggaattcaaaataattgatTGCCGGTATCCCTATGAGTTTAATGGCGGCCATATAAGTGGTGCCGTGAATCTTTATATGAGACAGCAAATCTCTGAATTTCTCAATAAATCAtacaagaaaagaaaaaattaa
- the LOC123308204 gene encoding uncharacterized protein LOC123308204 isoform X1 has protein sequence MADWKSKLRAKAAAINRKRSQTGGGGPSLPPLNGNEKRLLQLIGNASVYGHSQQELGAPVGNTITEDHSILPLEVTMPEEQRPTKPMGNSRSEASGIKIKVSPSLLPPPLTPLIGETEVSETPRKRSRVDNSGNGGSRNSTWDSMQLMHQETLEVLRCISDNIARLSETTGRLADSHEKLVNFLENKFK, from the exons ATGGCAGACTGGAAATCGAAATTGAGGGCAAAGGCAGCCGCCATAAATAGGAAGCGATCTCAAACTGGTGGTGGCGGTCCGTCTTTGCCTCCACttaatggaaatgaaaagaGGCTTCTCCAGTTAATTGGAAATGCATCTGTGTATGGACACAGCCAACAGGAACTGGGAGCT CCCGTTGGAAATACCATAACGGAGGACCATTCCATACTTCCTCTTGAAGTGACCATGCCGGAGGAACAACGTCCTACAAAACCCATGGGGAATAGTAGGTCAGAGGCATCTGGAATTAAAATTAAAGTATCTCCATCTCTACTCCCACCTCCATTAACCCCACTGATTGGGGAGACTGAGGTGTCCGAAACCCCCAGGAAAAGGAGTAGAGTGGACAATTCAGGAAATGGTGGAAGCAGGAATTCAACTTGGGATTCGATGCAGTTAATGCACCAAGAAACGCTGGAGGTGTTGAGATGCATTTCAGACAACATAGCTAGGTTGTCAGAAACAACCGGAAGATTGGCTGATAGCCATGAAAAATTGGTcaattttttagaaaataaatttaaataa